One region of Streptomyces capillispiralis genomic DNA includes:
- a CDS encoding Rne/Rng family ribonuclease yields the protein MLEPIEPTEGSEPNTPSDTLPPRRRRRAASRPAGPPAATAEVTAETVAPAIPAAQAGSADATATSGPAEPEEEQEAAEGVVEKETEAAEAAPAPRRRRVVRRAAAPAGAPASAEAAETVVPAVQSAPETAAAPEPAAVAAEPAEDAAPRRSRRRAMRSVTSPTATAAETARSAEAAEPVATAEVPAETARTPEAAEVSETAEIPETPEDAAPRRTRRRAARRASAPAGAPVAAGTAEGDAGESAQAAPAAAAAEETAVAETPAETAARVPAETVEVPAEGTTAKRKTTRAARAAQAAPAPESAEDAAEAPAEDAAPRRRRRVVRKAAAGFAEPARSARAETDRSAEPAETETSSRRPARPAVAVFQPPVFTEPRFQTPERAAAEAAAEVAAPVEPEETEELLEEQPAASRRRRRRRGAGDEAETVPAAVTAPEAPAEDEAEEAEEPAEDHADAEDQDEGEAAGSRRRRRRGGRRRRRGESAETDGEGGEPGDADLDRVSAEQAAQDAEDTAEQDEDDAEDESDEGRDDSGAGSSSSRRRRRRRRRAGDSGGEGEHASDDPERTVVKVREPRKAAEPSDEVQSIKGSTRLEAKKQRRREGREQGRRRVPIITEAEFLARREAVERVMVVRQHGDRTQIGVLEDGVLVEHYVNKEQATSYVGNVYLGKVQNVLPSMEAAFIDIGKGRNAVLYAGEVNFEALGMSGGPRRIESALKSGQSVLVQVTKDPIGHKGARLTSQVSLPGRYLVYVPEGSMTGISRKLPDTERARLKTILKKVVPEDAGVIVRTAAEGASEDELRRDVERLQAQWEEIKKKSKNGGSAPTLLYGEPDMTVRVVRDIFNEDFTKVVVSGDEAWQTVHGYVSHVAPDLAERLSRWTSEVDVFATYRIDEQLAKALDRKVWLPSGGSLVIDRTEAMVVIDVNTGKFTGQGGNLEETVTRNNLEAAEEIVRQLRLRDLGGIIVIDFIDMVLESNRDLVLRRLLECLGRDRTKHQVAEVTSLGLVQMTRKRVGQGLLESFSETCVHCNGRGVIVHLEQPSAVGGGGKRRKRARAGAAEQPHEHEAVAGVETAEQEAEEETVAEVAAEAAAPVALPAPEFVPDEELYSSAAEAEAAATRGRTRRRASRRVSAPAGAPKRETARAGRQRAEAAEKDEVSEKAQAAVPTAQDVTAAEEAARPVQPESAAEALAEPAAVEDAVVPEPVAEEAAPKGRTRRRATRKVSAPAGSPAGAEAAVVTVTEPAAPVAEAPEPQPAEAAPSEEPAEPEAPARPRRRAVRKPSTSTASEEAAVVVVASAPAEEQAAATGEAEEAPAAEAAAEETAPAKKTARKTAKKATAKKAATKKTTAKKTAAKKTTAKKAATTTKSAAAKTTAKKTASKKTAAAAQQSSPSVTASTED from the coding sequence ATGCTCGAACCGATCGAGCCCACCGAGGGCTCCGAACCGAACACTCCGAGCGACACCCTGCCGCCGCGCCGGCGGCGCCGTGCCGCGTCACGTCCGGCGGGACCGCCCGCCGCGACGGCCGAGGTGACGGCCGAGACCGTCGCTCCGGCCATACCGGCCGCGCAGGCCGGGTCCGCCGACGCCACCGCGACTTCCGGGCCCGCTGAGCCCGAGGAGGAGCAGGAGGCCGCCGAGGGCGTGGTCGAGAAGGAGACCGAGGCCGCCGAGGCCGCGCCCGCGCCGCGGCGTCGCCGTGTGGTGCGCCGTGCGGCCGCGCCCGCCGGGGCGCCCGCGTCGGCGGAGGCCGCCGAGACCGTCGTACCGGCGGTGCAGAGCGCGCCCGAGACCGCCGCGGCCCCCGAGCCGGCCGCCGTCGCCGCCGAGCCGGCCGAGGACGCCGCTCCCCGGCGTTCCCGCCGTCGTGCGATGCGCAGCGTGACCTCGCCGACGGCGACCGCCGCCGAGACGGCGCGGAGCGCCGAGGCCGCCGAGCCGGTGGCGACCGCCGAGGTCCCCGCCGAGACCGCCCGGACGCCGGAGGCCGCCGAGGTCTCCGAGACCGCCGAGATTCCCGAGACCCCCGAGGACGCCGCTCCGCGCCGCACCCGGCGGCGCGCCGCGCGGCGGGCCTCCGCGCCCGCCGGTGCGCCGGTGGCCGCCGGGACGGCGGAGGGCGACGCGGGCGAGTCCGCGCAGGCCGCCCCCGCCGCCGCTGCCGCCGAAGAGACCGCCGTGGCCGAGACCCCCGCCGAGACGGCGGCGCGGGTTCCCGCGGAGACCGTCGAGGTGCCCGCCGAGGGGACCACCGCGAAGAGGAAGACCACCCGGGCCGCGCGGGCCGCCCAGGCCGCACCGGCGCCGGAGAGCGCCGAGGACGCCGCCGAGGCCCCCGCCGAGGACGCCGCTCCGCGGCGCCGTCGCCGTGTGGTCCGCAAGGCCGCCGCCGGATTCGCCGAGCCCGCGCGTTCCGCCCGGGCCGAGACCGACCGGTCCGCCGAGCCCGCCGAGACGGAGACCTCGTCGCGGCGCCCCGCGCGTCCCGCCGTCGCGGTGTTCCAGCCGCCGGTGTTCACCGAGCCCCGCTTCCAGACCCCCGAGCGCGCCGCCGCCGAGGCGGCGGCCGAGGTCGCCGCACCGGTGGAGCCGGAGGAGACCGAGGAGCTGCTGGAGGAGCAGCCCGCCGCCTCCCGCCGCCGTCGCCGGCGCCGGGGCGCGGGCGACGAGGCCGAGACCGTGCCCGCCGCCGTGACCGCTCCCGAGGCGCCCGCCGAGGACGAGGCGGAGGAGGCCGAGGAGCCGGCCGAGGACCACGCCGACGCCGAGGACCAGGACGAGGGCGAGGCCGCCGGTTCGCGCCGGCGCCGTCGTCGCGGTGGCCGTCGCCGCCGTCGCGGTGAGTCCGCCGAGACCGACGGCGAGGGCGGCGAGCCCGGCGACGCCGACCTCGACCGGGTCTCCGCCGAGCAGGCCGCCCAGGACGCCGAGGACACCGCCGAGCAGGACGAGGACGACGCCGAGGACGAGTCCGACGAGGGCCGCGACGACTCCGGCGCCGGGTCCAGCAGCAGCCGTCGCCGCCGTCGCCGTCGTCGCCGCGCCGGTGACAGCGGGGGCGAGGGCGAGCACGCCTCCGACGACCCCGAGCGCACCGTCGTCAAGGTGCGCGAGCCGCGCAAGGCCGCCGAGCCGTCGGACGAGGTGCAGTCCATCAAGGGCTCCACGCGTCTGGAGGCCAAGAAGCAGCGCCGCCGCGAGGGCCGTGAGCAGGGCCGCCGCCGGGTGCCGATCATCACCGAGGCCGAGTTCCTGGCCCGCCGCGAGGCCGTCGAGCGCGTCATGGTGGTCCGCCAGCACGGCGACCGCACGCAGATCGGCGTCCTGGAGGACGGCGTGCTCGTCGAGCACTACGTCAACAAGGAGCAGGCGACCTCGTACGTCGGGAACGTCTACCTCGGCAAGGTGCAGAACGTGCTGCCGTCGATGGAGGCCGCCTTCATCGACATCGGCAAGGGCCGCAACGCCGTGCTCTACGCCGGTGAGGTCAACTTCGAGGCGCTCGGCATGTCGGGCGGCCCCCGCCGCATCGAGTCCGCGCTGAAGTCGGGGCAGTCGGTCCTGGTCCAGGTGACCAAGGACCCGATCGGCCACAAGGGCGCCCGCCTCACCAGCCAGGTCTCCCTCCCGGGCCGCTACCTCGTGTACGTCCCCGAGGGCTCGATGACCGGCATCAGCCGCAAGCTGCCCGACACCGAGCGGGCCCGGCTGAAGACCATCCTCAAGAAGGTCGTCCCCGAGGACGCGGGCGTCATCGTGCGCACCGCCGCCGAGGGCGCGAGCGAGGACGAGCTGCGCCGTGACGTCGAGCGTCTGCAGGCGCAGTGGGAGGAGATCAAGAAGAAGTCCAAGAACGGCGGCAGCGCGCCGACGCTGCTGTACGGCGAGCCGGACATGACCGTCCGGGTCGTGCGGGACATCTTCAACGAGGACTTCACCAAGGTCGTCGTCAGCGGTGACGAGGCCTGGCAGACCGTCCACGGGTACGTGTCGCACGTGGCGCCGGACCTGGCCGAGCGGCTGTCCCGGTGGACCAGCGAGGTCGACGTCTTCGCCACGTACCGGATCGACGAGCAGCTCGCCAAGGCGCTGGACCGCAAGGTCTGGCTGCCCAGCGGCGGTTCGCTGGTGATCGACCGGACCGAGGCGATGGTCGTCATCGACGTCAACACCGGCAAGTTCACCGGTCAGGGCGGCAACCTCGAGGAGACGGTCACCAGGAACAACCTGGAGGCGGCCGAGGAGATCGTGCGTCAGCTGCGGCTGCGCGACCTCGGCGGCATCATCGTGATCGACTTCATCGACATGGTGCTGGAGTCCAACCGGGACCTCGTCCTGCGGCGCCTGCTGGAGTGCCTGGGCCGGGACCGTACGAAGCACCAGGTCGCCGAGGTGACCTCGCTGGGCCTGGTCCAGATGACCCGCAAGCGGGTCGGCCAGGGCCTGCTGGAGTCGTTCTCGGAGACCTGCGTCCACTGCAACGGGCGCGGTGTCATCGTGCACCTGGAGCAGCCCTCCGCCGTCGGTGGCGGGGGCAAGCGCCGGAAGCGGGCGCGTGCCGGTGCGGCGGAGCAGCCGCACGAGCACGAGGCCGTCGCGGGCGTCGAGACGGCCGAGCAGGAGGCGGAGGAGGAGACGGTGGCCGAGGTCGCCGCCGAGGCCGCCGCGCCGGTCGCGCTCCCGGCGCCCGAGTTCGTGCCGGACGAGGAGCTGTACAGCAGCGCCGCCGAGGCGGAGGCCGCGGCCACCCGTGGGCGCACGCGCCGCCGGGCGAGCCGGCGGGTGTCGGCCCCGGCGGGCGCGCCGAAGCGGGAGACCGCCCGGGCCGGCCGGCAGCGCGCCGAGGCCGCCGAGAAGGACGAGGTGTCCGAGAAGGCTCAGGCCGCGGTGCCGACGGCGCAGGACGTGACGGCCGCCGAGGAGGCCGCGCGTCCGGTGCAGCCGGAGTCGGCCGCCGAGGCGCTGGCCGAGCCCGCGGCCGTCGAGGACGCGGTGGTTCCCGAGCCGGTCGCCGAGGAGGCCGCTCCCAAGGGCCGTACGCGTCGCCGGGCCACCCGCAAGGTGTCCGCGCCGGCCGGTTCCCCGGCGGGGGCGGAGGCCGCGGTGGTGACGGTCACGGAGCCCGCGGCCCCGGTCGCCGAGGCGCCCGAGCCGCAGCCCGCGGAGGCGGCCCCGTCCGAGGAGCCCGCCGAGCCCGAGGCCCCGGCCCGTCCGCGCCGCCGTGCGGTGCGCAAGCCGAGCACGTCCACCGCGTCCGAGGAGGCGGCCGTCGTGGTCGTCGCGTCGGCGCCGGCGGAGGAGCAGGCCGCCGCCACCGGGGAGGCCGAGGAGGCGCCCGCCGCCGAGGCCGCCGCGGAGGAGACCGCTCCGGCCAAGAAGACGGCCCGCAAGACGGCCAAGAAGGCCACGGCGAAGAAGGCCGCCACGAAGAAGACGACGGCGAAGAAGACCGCCGCCAAGAAGACGACGGCCAAGAAGGCGGCGACGACCACCAAGTCGGCCGCCGCCAAGACGACCGCGAAGAAGACGGCGTCGAAGAAGACGGCGGCCGCGGCCCAGCAGTCGTCGCCGTCGGTGACGGCCTCGACGGAGGACTGA
- a CDS encoding glucose-1-phosphate thymidylyltransferase, with the protein MKALVLSGGAGTRLRPITHTSAKQLVPVANKPVLFYGLEAIADAGISEVGIIVGDTADEIREAVGDGSRFGIEVTYIPQEAPLGLAHAVLIAQDFLGDDDFVMYLGDNFIVGGITGLVEEFRTERPDAQILLTRVPDPTSFGVAELGPDGRVVGLEEKPRQPKSDLALVGVYLFTPAIHEAVRSIEPSWRGELEITHAIQWLIDEERDVRSTTISGYWKDTGNVTDMLEVNRSVLETLEPHDAGTVDEASEIIGRVRIEEGARISGSRIVGPAVVGAGTVVSNAYIGPFTSVSEGCRIEDSEIEYSIVLRGSSVTGVRRVEASLIGRDVVVTPAPRNPKAHRLVLGDHSKVQISS; encoded by the coding sequence GTGAAGGCTCTCGTCCTTTCCGGGGGAGCGGGGACTCGCCTCCGTCCGATCACCCACACCTCCGCCAAACAGCTCGTGCCGGTCGCCAACAAGCCCGTGCTCTTCTACGGGCTGGAGGCGATCGCCGACGCGGGCATCAGCGAGGTCGGCATCATCGTCGGCGACACCGCGGACGAGATCCGTGAGGCCGTGGGGGACGGCTCCCGCTTCGGGATCGAGGTCACCTACATCCCGCAGGAAGCGCCGCTGGGGCTGGCGCACGCGGTGCTCATCGCCCAGGACTTCCTCGGCGACGACGACTTCGTCATGTACCTCGGCGACAACTTCATCGTCGGTGGCATCACCGGCCTGGTGGAGGAGTTCCGGACCGAGCGGCCCGACGCGCAGATCCTGCTGACCCGGGTCCCCGACCCCACCTCCTTCGGCGTCGCCGAACTCGGCCCCGACGGCAGGGTGGTGGGCCTGGAGGAGAAGCCCAGGCAGCCGAAGAGCGACCTGGCCCTCGTCGGCGTCTACCTGTTCACCCCCGCCATCCACGAGGCGGTCCGCTCCATCGAGCCGTCCTGGCGCGGGGAGTTGGAGATCACGCACGCCATCCAGTGGCTGATCGACGAGGAGCGGGACGTCCGCTCCACCACGATCTCCGGATACTGGAAGGACACCGGCAACGTCACCGACATGCTGGAGGTCAACAGGTCCGTGCTGGAGACCCTGGAACCCCACGACGCCGGCACCGTGGACGAGGCCAGCGAGATCATCGGCCGGGTGCGCATCGAGGAAGGCGCCCGCATCAGCGGCAGCCGTATCGTCGGGCCCGCGGTCGTCGGCGCCGGAACGGTGGTCAGCAACGCGTACATCGGCCCCTTCACCTCGGTGTCCGAGGGGTGCCGCATCGAGGACAGCGAAATCGAGTACTCCATCGTCCTGCGGGGTTCGTCCGTGACCGGCGTGCGCCGGGTGGAGGCCTCGCTCATCGGGCGCGACGTCGTGGTCACGCCCGCTCCCCGCAACCCCAAGGCCCACCGGCTCGTGCTCGGTGATCACAGCAAGGTGCAGATCTCGTCATGA
- the rfbB gene encoding dTDP-glucose 4,6-dehydratase produces the protein MTAPASPARPTRILVTGGAGFIGSHYVRTLLGPQGPGDVAITVLDKLTYAGNPANLDEVREHPGFAFVRGDICDPELVGKLMAEHDQVVHFAAESHVDRSIDGGAEFVRTNVVGTHTLIDAAHRAGIKTFVHISTDEVYGSIDEGSWPETHPLEPNSPYSSAKASSDLIALSYHRTHGLDVRVTRCSNNYGHHHFPEKVIPLFVTNLLDGRKVPLYGDGGNVRDWLHIDDHVQGIELVRTKGRAGEVYNIGGGTELSNKELTGLLLEACGADWETSVEYVEDRKGHDRRYSVDCTKIREELGYEPRKDFREGLAETVQWYRDNRAWWEPLKERAALN, from the coding sequence ATGACGGCCCCCGCCTCTCCCGCCCGCCCGACCCGGATCCTGGTCACCGGCGGCGCCGGCTTCATCGGCTCGCACTACGTCCGTACGCTGCTCGGCCCGCAGGGACCCGGTGATGTCGCGATCACCGTCCTGGACAAGCTGACCTACGCGGGCAACCCGGCCAACCTCGACGAGGTGCGCGAGCACCCGGGGTTCGCCTTCGTGCGGGGCGACATCTGCGACCCGGAGCTGGTCGGCAAGCTGATGGCCGAGCACGACCAGGTGGTGCACTTCGCCGCCGAGTCGCACGTCGACCGCTCCATCGACGGCGGCGCGGAGTTCGTCCGGACGAACGTGGTCGGCACCCACACGCTCATCGACGCGGCGCACCGGGCCGGCATCAAGACCTTCGTGCACATCTCCACCGACGAGGTCTACGGCTCGATCGACGAGGGCTCCTGGCCCGAGACCCACCCGCTGGAGCCCAACTCGCCCTACTCCTCGGCGAAGGCGTCCAGCGACCTGATCGCGCTGTCCTACCACCGCACCCACGGCCTGGACGTCCGCGTCACCCGCTGCTCCAACAACTACGGGCACCACCACTTCCCCGAGAAGGTCATCCCCCTCTTCGTCACCAACCTCCTCGACGGCAGGAAGGTCCCGCTGTACGGCGACGGCGGCAACGTCCGCGACTGGCTGCACATCGACGACCACGTCCAGGGCATCGAGCTGGTCCGCACCAAGGGCCGCGCGGGCGAGGTCTACAACATCGGCGGCGGCACCGAACTCTCCAACAAGGAGCTGACCGGGCTGCTCCTCGAGGCGTGCGGCGCCGACTGGGAGACCAGCGTCGAGTACGTCGAGGACCGCAAGGGCCACGACCGCCGCTACTCGGTGGACTGCACCAAGATCCGCGAGGAACTGGGCTACGAGCCGCGCAAGGACTTCCGCGAGGGCCTCGCCGAGACCGTCCAGTGGTACCGCGACAACCGCGCCTGGTGGGAGCCGCTGAAGGAGCGCGCCGCGCTGAACTGA
- the rfbD gene encoding dTDP-4-dehydrorhamnose reductase: MNPTTEQANTPAGWLVTGAGGMLGQDVLARLAAAGERVTALDRAALDLTDAGAVLRALDHHRPAVVVNCAAWTAVDDAETREAEALAVNGDGPAHLAAACARTGSVLLHVSTDYVFAGDATTPYAEDAPTAPRSAYGRTKLAGEQAVLTTLPDRGYVVRTAWLYGAGGGNFVRTMIKLEGLKDTLDVVDDQRGQPTWSADLAGLLVELGRGALAGTAPAGVYHGTSSGETTWYGLTREIFRLLGTDPDRVRPTTSEAFARPAPRPAYSVLGHERFAAAGIEPLRDWRAALTEAFPEIHRVHEKENPA, from the coding sequence ATGAACCCGACAACGGAACAGGCCAACACCCCGGCCGGCTGGCTGGTCACCGGGGCGGGCGGAATGCTCGGCCAGGACGTACTGGCCCGGCTGGCCGCGGCGGGGGAGCGGGTTACCGCCCTGGACCGGGCCGCGCTGGACCTCACCGACGCCGGCGCCGTGCTGCGGGCGCTGGACCACCACCGGCCCGCCGTGGTCGTCAACTGCGCGGCCTGGACCGCCGTGGACGACGCCGAGACCCGCGAGGCCGAGGCGCTCGCCGTCAACGGCGACGGCCCGGCCCACCTCGCCGCCGCCTGCGCCCGCACCGGCAGCGTCCTGCTGCACGTCTCCACCGACTACGTCTTCGCCGGCGACGCCACGACGCCGTACGCCGAGGACGCCCCCACCGCGCCGCGCAGCGCCTACGGCCGTACCAAACTCGCCGGCGAGCAGGCCGTCCTGACCACCCTCCCGGACCGCGGGTACGTCGTCCGCACCGCCTGGCTGTACGGAGCGGGCGGCGGCAACTTCGTCCGTACGATGATCAAGCTGGAAGGTCTCAAGGACACCCTCGACGTCGTCGACGACCAGCGCGGCCAGCCCACCTGGAGCGCCGACCTGGCCGGGCTGCTGGTCGAGCTGGGGCGCGGCGCCCTGGCCGGCACCGCCCCGGCGGGCGTCTACCACGGCACCAGCTCGGGTGAGACCACCTGGTACGGCCTCACCCGCGAGATCTTCCGCCTGCTCGGCACGGACCCGGACCGCGTCCGCCCCACCACCAGCGAGGCGTTCGCCCGCCCCGCCCCCCGCCCCGCCTACAGCGTGCTCGGCCACGAGCGCTTCGCCGCGGCCGGCATCGAGCCGCTGCGCGACTGGCGCGCGGCCCTCACCGAGGCATTCCCGGAGATCCACCGGGTCCACGAGAAGGAGAACCCGGCGTGA
- a CDS encoding glycosyltransferase family 2 protein, which translates to MTVKVSVVIAVYNPGKYVEDCVNGLLRQSLGPDEFEVFFVDDGSTDETPALLDRLAAEHPHFHVIHQESSGWSGRPRNTGIDAARGEYVMFVDHDDWLGDEALERMYDYGRANDADVVVGKMAGIGRPVPQELFRVNRPRATVENAPLIDSLTPHKMFRREFLQRHGMRFKEGRRRLEDHVFVVEAYLRAKSVAVLGDYLCYYHITRDDGSNAGFQRFDPVGYFGNLREALDVVEELTEPGPLRDKLFSRWLRNEMVERLRGNRLLGLPEDYAEELYREIRGVITERFGPGVFAKVGPTQRVVAGLVAADLYEDVRALARWEAGIRPTGTLDSLTWEDGVLNVGLTSEYQVDGEPMTFRREGGRDLLGLPLSDKALEALAGQGITLDAPVGRSDVDLVVRHREDARQFYLPVECELHRLDAGDGAFHLRITARAVLDPETAAAGGPLEKGIWDLHLRIKSCGWSKETRLGAVRGEDVDAGRLAALTGEPRRLVLPYWTDGPGNLSLDVDQHTNKLEREAAARMDPAEGVVEGATVRLPLPLHGAEDAGDPVRLRFERKNVGKYPADAVLDGRTVSAVLPVGKLAGKRWAVRIGVPSAGRGEAKWTRLPVDVVVAADGTARVIDRHTPPAGAASAKPGPQKPARPRPLWRRAAGRLKRALTNKQKKS; encoded by the coding sequence GTGACAGTCAAGGTCAGCGTCGTCATCGCGGTCTACAACCCGGGCAAGTACGTCGAGGACTGCGTCAACGGCCTGCTGCGGCAGAGCCTCGGCCCCGACGAGTTCGAGGTCTTCTTCGTCGACGACGGCTCCACCGACGAGACCCCGGCCCTGCTGGACCGGCTGGCCGCCGAGCACCCCCACTTCCACGTCATCCACCAGGAGTCCTCCGGCTGGTCCGGCAGGCCCCGCAACACCGGCATCGACGCCGCCCGGGGCGAGTACGTCATGTTCGTCGACCACGACGACTGGCTCGGCGACGAGGCCCTGGAGCGGATGTACGACTACGGCCGGGCGAACGACGCCGACGTGGTCGTCGGCAAGATGGCCGGCATCGGCCGCCCGGTCCCGCAGGAGCTGTTCCGGGTCAACCGGCCGCGCGCCACGGTGGAGAACGCGCCGCTGATCGACAGCCTCACCCCGCACAAGATGTTCCGGCGGGAGTTCCTCCAGCGGCACGGCATGCGCTTCAAGGAGGGCCGCCGCCGGCTGGAGGACCACGTCTTCGTCGTCGAGGCGTACCTGCGGGCGAAGAGCGTCGCCGTCCTCGGCGACTACCTGTGCTACTACCACATCACCCGCGACGACGGCTCCAACGCCGGTTTCCAGCGCTTCGACCCGGTCGGCTACTTCGGCAACCTCCGTGAGGCGCTCGACGTCGTCGAGGAGCTCACCGAGCCCGGCCCGCTGCGCGACAAGCTGTTCAGCCGCTGGTTGCGCAACGAGATGGTCGAGCGGCTGCGCGGCAACCGGCTGCTGGGGCTCCCCGAGGACTACGCCGAGGAGCTGTACCGCGAGATCCGCGGGGTGATCACCGAGCGGTTCGGGCCGGGCGTGTTCGCGAAGGTCGGCCCCACCCAGCGGGTGGTGGCCGGTCTGGTCGCCGCCGACCTGTACGAGGACGTCCGCGCCCTCGCCCGATGGGAGGCCGGGATCCGGCCCACCGGCACCCTGGACTCCCTGACCTGGGAGGACGGCGTCCTGAACGTCGGTCTCACCTCCGAGTACCAGGTCGACGGCGAGCCGATGACCTTCCGCCGGGAGGGCGGGCGCGACCTGCTCGGCCTGCCGCTGTCCGACAAGGCGCTCGAGGCGCTGGCCGGCCAGGGCATCACCCTGGACGCCCCGGTCGGCAGGAGCGACGTGGACCTGGTGGTCCGCCACCGGGAGGACGCCAGGCAGTTCTACCTCCCCGTCGAGTGCGAGCTGCACCGCCTCGACGCGGGGGACGGCGCCTTCCACCTGCGGATCACCGCGCGCGCGGTCCTCGACCCGGAGACCGCGGCCGCGGGCGGGCCCCTGGAGAAGGGCATCTGGGACCTGCACCTGCGCATCAAGTCCTGCGGCTGGAGCAAGGAGACCCGGCTCGGCGCGGTGCGCGGCGAGGACGTGGACGCCGGACGGCTGGCCGCGCTCACCGGTGAGCCGAGGCGGCTGGTCCTGCCCTACTGGACCGACGGGCCGGGCAACCTCTCCCTCGACGTCGACCAGCACACGAACAAGCTGGAGCGCGAGGCGGCGGCCCGCATGGACCCGGCCGAGGGGGTGGTCGAGGGCGCCACCGTGCGGCTCCCGCTGCCGCTGCACGGCGCGGAGGACGCCGGTGACCCGGTGCGGCTGCGCTTCGAGCGCAAGAACGTGGGCAAGTACCCGGCCGACGCCGTGCTCGACGGCCGTACGGTGAGCGCCGTGCTGCCGGTGGGGAAGCTCGCCGGGAAGCGCTGGGCCGTGCGCATCGGCGTGCCGTCCGCCGGCCGGGGCGAGGCAAAATGGACCCGGCTCCCGGTGGACGTGGTGGTCGCCGCCGACGGCACCGCCCGGGTGATCGACCGGCACACCCCGCCGGCCGGGGCCGCGTCGGCGAAGCCGGGCCCCCAGAAGCCCGCCCGGCCCCGGCCGCTGTGGCGCCGGGCCGCCGGGCGGCTCAAGCGCGCACTGACGAACAAGCAGAAGAAGAGCTGA
- the rfbC gene encoding dTDP-4-dehydrorhamnose 3,5-epimerase yields the protein MRPLSLSGAWVHEPKIFPDGRGSFHEWFKAPVFTGAAGHPLTLAQANMSVSSRGTLRGIHFADVPPGQAKYVKCVRGAVLDVIVDIRTGSPTFGQWEAVRLDDRDHHAVYLSEGLGHGFMALSDDATVVYLCSEGYAPEREHGIHPLDPALGIEWPDGLTPLLSAKDEQAPTLAEARDQGLLPSYEACVAYRESLGR from the coding sequence ATGCGACCCCTTTCCCTCTCCGGCGCCTGGGTGCACGAGCCGAAGATCTTCCCCGACGGCCGGGGCAGTTTCCACGAGTGGTTCAAGGCCCCGGTCTTCACCGGGGCGGCGGGCCACCCGCTCACGCTCGCCCAGGCCAACATGTCCGTCTCCAGCCGGGGCACCCTGCGCGGCATCCACTTCGCCGACGTGCCGCCCGGCCAGGCCAAGTACGTCAAGTGCGTGCGCGGCGCGGTCCTCGACGTGATCGTGGACATCCGGACCGGCTCGCCCACCTTCGGCCAGTGGGAGGCGGTCCGCCTGGACGACCGGGACCACCACGCGGTCTACCTCTCCGAGGGCCTCGGCCACGGCTTCATGGCGCTCAGCGACGACGCCACGGTGGTCTACCTCTGCTCCGAGGGCTACGCCCCCGAGCGCGAGCACGGCATCCACCCCCTCGACCCGGCGCTCGGCATCGAGTGGCCCGACGGCCTCACCCCGCTCCTGTCCGCCAAGGACGAGCAGGCCCCCACCCTGGCCGAGGCCCGCGACCAGGGCCTCCTCCCCTCCTACGAGGCGTGCGTGGCCTACCGGGAGAGCCTCGGGCGCTGA
- the rplU gene encoding 50S ribosomal protein L21 yields MYAIVRSGGRQHKVAVGDIVEVDKISTAKVGDTVELSTLLVVDGDAVTSDPWVLAGIKVQAEVVDHHKGQKIDILRYKNKTGYRRRQGHRQQYTAIKVTEIPAAAK; encoded by the coding sequence GTGTACGCCATCGTGCGCAGCGGTGGTCGCCAGCACAAGGTTGCTGTCGGCGACATCGTTGAGGTTGACAAGATTTCCACCGCCAAGGTCGGCGACACGGTCGAGCTCTCGACCCTGCTCGTGGTCGACGGCGACGCCGTGACCAGCGACCCGTGGGTCCTGGCCGGCATCAAGGTCCAGGCCGAGGTCGTGGACCACCACAAGGGCCAGAAGATCGACATTCTGCGCTACAAGAACAAGACCGGCTACCGCCGTCGTCAGGGCCACCGCCAGCAGTACACGGCGATCAAGGTCACTGAGATCCCCGCGGCTGCGAAGTAA
- the rpmA gene encoding 50S ribosomal protein L27, protein MAHKKGASSTRNGRDSNAQRLGVKRFGGQVVNAGEILVRQRGTHFHPGAGVGRGGDDTLFALQAGSVQFGTNRGRKVVNIVPVA, encoded by the coding sequence ATGGCACACAAGAAGGGCGCATCGTCCACCCGGAACGGTCGTGACTCCAACGCTCAGCGCCTCGGCGTGAAGCGCTTCGGCGGTCAGGTCGTCAACGCGGGCGAGATCCTGGTCCGCCAGCGCGGCACCCACTTCCACCCGGGCGCCGGTGTCGGCCGCGGCGGCGACGACACGCTGTTCGCGCTGCAGGCCGGTTCGGTGCAGTTCGGCACCAACCGTGGCCGCAAGGTCGTGAACATCGTTCCGGTCGCCTGA